One Chryseobacterium indoltheticum DNA segment encodes these proteins:
- a CDS encoding BlaI/MecI/CopY family transcriptional regulator, translating into MDEIKLTNSEKIVMEILWEKEKVFLKDILESYPDPKPATTTVATVLKRMQNKDLVGFKLFGNSREYFPKVAKGEYFNDEMTSMIDRFFNSSVTQFASFFTSNSKLSQKQLKELRDIIDQQIKK; encoded by the coding sequence ATGGATGAAATAAAACTCACGAATTCCGAAAAAATAGTAATGGAGATTCTTTGGGAAAAAGAAAAAGTATTTTTGAAAGATATTTTAGAATCATATCCTGATCCTAAACCGGCAACAACTACCGTTGCAACAGTGCTTAAAAGAATGCAGAATAAAGATTTGGTAGGTTTTAAACTTTTTGGAAATTCTCGAGAATATTTTCCAAAAGTAGCAAAAGGAGAATATTTCAATGATGAAATGACTTCTATGATTGACCGTTTTTTCAATAGCTCTGTAACGCAGTTTGCTTCGTTTTTTACTTCAAATTCTAAACTGTCGCAAAAGCAATTGAAAGAACTTCGTGATATTATTGATCAACAGATAAAAAAATAA